A DNA window from Solanum lycopersicum chromosome 3, SLM_r2.1 contains the following coding sequences:
- the LOC104646413 gene encoding AP2/ERF and B3 domain-containing transcription factor At1g51120-like, whose translation MEDETNLISSTTNVTVGDCDSSGSNHLLPKKRNINNAREGKCCISGSKFKGVVGQNNGHWGAQIYANHQRIWLGTFKTETDAAMAYDSAAIRLLGPDHSHRNLSWTNSTIQEPNFQTQFSTEDILRMIKEGSYTSRFDEYLKDKFEDHFQSLKNLQKVNEGNAEFSYKQLFQKELTPSDVGKLNRLVIPKKYATKYFPQIQDEEMIFYDTSRRLWKFRYCYWKSSQSFVFTKGWNKFVKDKGLRAKDTIVFNLCEFKNGTKENCNAFVIDVVKSIDGVPMNLALNHHEQEETIDDHEVDTQEFTKAQPFDDDLVPVWLFGKQIGWMETKGAMEFN comes from the exons ATGGAAGACGAAACGAACTTAATATCAAGCACGACGAACGTAACGGTTGGTGATTGTGATTCAAGCGGAAGCAATCATCTATTACCTAAAAAGCGAAACATTAATAATGCACGTGAGGGAAAATGTTGCATTTCAGGTTCAAAATTCAAAGGTGTAGTAGGGCAAAATAATGGTCATTGGGGAGCTCAAATATATGCAAATCATCAAAGAATTTGGCTTGGTACTTTTAAAACTGAAACAGATGCAGCAATGGCTTATGATAGTGCTGCTATTAGACTTCTTGGACCAGATCATTCACATAGAAATTTGTCATGGACAAATTCAACAATTCAAGAACCTAATTTTCAGACACAATTTTCAACTGAAGATATTCTAAGAATGATCAAAGAAGGTTCTTATACTTCAAGGTTTGATGAGTATTTGAAAGACAAATTTGAAGATCATTTTCAATCTTTGAAAAACTTACAAAAAGTGAATGAg GGTAATGCTGAATTTTCCTACAAGCAGCTTTTCCAGAAAGAGCTAACTCCAAGTGATGTTGGAAAGCTTAATAGGCTTGTGATCCCAAAGAAATATGCAACAAAGTATTTCCCTCAAATTCAAGACGAGGAAATGATCTTTTATGATACATCGAGGAGATTATGGAAGTTCAGGTATTGTTATTGGAAAAGTAGTCAAAGTTTTGTTTTCACAAAGGGTTGGAACAAGTTTGTGAAAGATAAAGGTTTAAGAGCAAAAGATACGATTGTTTTCAACTTGTGTGAATTCAAGAACGGAACGAAAGAGAATTGCAATGCATTTGTGATTGATGTTGTGAAGAGTATTGATGGTGTGCCTATGAATTTAGCACTCAATCATCATGAACAAGAAGAAACTATTGATGATCATGAAGTGGACACACAAGAATTCACTAAGGCACAACCATTTGATGATGATTTGGTACCTGTTTGGCTTTTTGGGAAGCAAATAGGTTGGATGGAGACAAAAGGAGCAATGGAGTTTAATTAA